From Shewanella psychrophila, a single genomic window includes:
- the gorA gene encoding glutathione-disulfide reductase has protein sequence MAQHFDYICLGAGSGGIASANRAAMRGAKVLLIEAKALGGTCVNVGCVPKKVMWYGAQVAEALHLYAKDYGFDVTVNKFDWNTLVDSREAYIDRIHGAYDRGLESNKVTLVRGYGRFVDERTIEVDGEHYTADNILIATGGSPTIPTIPGAEHGIDSDGFFALREQPKRVAVIGAGYIAVELAGVLHSLGSETHLFVRKHAPLRSFDPMLSEALMESMATDGPSLHINSTPQAVEKNADGSLTLKLENGESYEVDTLIWAIGRKPSTGNIGLENTQVQLNDKGYVIVDDQQNTTNPGIYCVGDIIQGGVELTPVAVKAGRLLSERLFNGMTDAKMDYKLIPTVVFSHPAIGTMGLSEPEAIAEYGEENVKVYGSGFTSMYTAITAHRQACKMKLVCAGPDETVVGIHGLGYGMDEILQGFGVAMKMGATKKDFDAVVAIHPTGAEEFVTMR, from the coding sequence ATGGCCCAACATTTTGACTATATCTGTCTTGGCGCAGGTAGTGGTGGTATTGCATCGGCAAACCGTGCAGCTATGCGCGGCGCTAAAGTACTTCTTATCGAGGCAAAGGCTCTCGGCGGAACTTGTGTCAATGTAGGGTGTGTACCTAAGAAGGTCATGTGGTATGGCGCACAAGTCGCCGAAGCACTGCATCTATACGCCAAAGATTATGGCTTCGATGTCACGGTAAATAAGTTTGATTGGAACACCTTAGTCGACAGCCGCGAGGCCTATATCGATCGCATCCACGGCGCCTATGACCGTGGATTGGAAAGCAACAAGGTCACCTTAGTCCGCGGCTATGGCCGTTTCGTCGACGAGCGCACCATTGAAGTCGATGGCGAGCACTACACCGCCGATAATATTCTTATCGCCACAGGTGGCTCACCAACCATCCCAACTATTCCCGGCGCAGAACACGGTATCGATTCCGATGGTTTCTTCGCGCTTAGGGAGCAACCTAAGCGTGTTGCCGTTATCGGTGCCGGCTACATTGCCGTCGAACTAGCTGGTGTATTACATTCTTTAGGTAGCGAGACTCACCTATTCGTGCGTAAACACGCGCCCCTTCGTAGCTTCGATCCTATGCTGAGTGAAGCTTTGATGGAGTCTATGGCTACTGATGGCCCTAGCCTGCATATCAATAGCACACCCCAAGCGGTAGAAAAGAATGCCGATGGAAGTCTGACCCTTAAGCTTGAAAATGGTGAGAGCTATGAAGTTGATACCCTAATCTGGGCTATCGGCCGTAAACCTTCTACCGGCAATATCGGTCTTGAAAATACCCAAGTTCAGCTTAATGACAAAGGCTATGTGATTGTTGATGATCAACAAAATACCACCAACCCAGGTATCTACTGTGTCGGCGATATTATCCAAGGTGGCGTAGAACTAACGCCAGTTGCCGTTAAAGCGGGTCGCCTACTGTCTGAGCGCCTGTTCAATGGCATGACCGATGCTAAGATGGATTACAAACTTATTCCTACAGTAGTATTCAGTCATCCGGCGATTGGCACTATGGGACTCAGCGAGCCTGAGGCCATTGCTGAATATGGTGAAGAGAATGTCAAAGTCTATGGCTCGGGATTCACCTCAATGTACACGGCAATTACAGCCCATCGCCAAGCCTGTAAGATGAAGCTTGTCTGTGCCGGCCCTGATGAGACAGTTGTTGGCATACATGGCCTAGGCTACGGCATGGATGAGATTTTACAGGGTTTCGGCGTTGCCATGAAGATGGGGGCGACTAAGAAAGACTTCGATGCAGTTGTGGCTATCCACCCGACTGGCGCGGAAGAATTTGTTACTATGAGATAG
- a CDS encoding DNA-3-methyladenine glycosylase I, whose protein sequence is MSRQESFSAIYQRASDRKGGDEGLESLLPKNNSNLSVDEIGEYSDAQLLSEISKKVFQSGFVWRIVENKWPAYEKAFFGFEPMKVLMLSPEQLHERASDATLIRHMKKTMAIYDNALMVQDIAREHGSLAEFIANWPSEDITGLWAQLKRRGTRLGGNTGPYFLRAMGKDTFLLTGDVQAYMKAHKLVDYGFSSKSGLKQVQTVFNTWQQESGRSLADISRILACGVGDNRV, encoded by the coding sequence ATGAGTCGACAAGAATCTTTCTCTGCTATCTACCAAAGAGCAAGTGATCGCAAAGGTGGTGACGAAGGCCTAGAGAGCCTGCTACCTAAAAATAACTCGAATTTAAGCGTCGATGAGATAGGTGAGTATAGCGATGCTCAGCTATTGTCAGAGATTAGTAAGAAGGTATTCCAGTCAGGGTTTGTTTGGCGCATCGTCGAGAATAAATGGCCTGCCTATGAGAAAGCTTTTTTCGGTTTCGAGCCTATGAAGGTGCTGATGCTATCGCCTGAACAGCTACATGAACGGGCCAGCGACGCGACGCTTATCCGACATATGAAGAAGACGATGGCCATCTATGATAATGCGCTTATGGTTCAAGACATTGCCAGAGAGCACGGCAGCTTAGCTGAATTCATCGCTAACTGGCCTAGTGAGGATATTACTGGTTTATGGGCACAGCTTAAACGAAGAGGCACTCGACTTGGGGGGAACACGGGTCCCTATTTTCTGCGAGCCATGGGCAAGGATACCTTTTTGCTAACCGGCGACGTGCAAGCTTATATGAAAGCGCACAAGTTGGTGGACTATGGTTTCAGCTCTAAGAGTGGACTCAAGCAAGTGCAAACCGTATTTAACACCTGGCAACAAGAGTCAGGCCGTAGTCTTGCCGATATTAGCCGCATTCTGGCCTGTGGCGTAGGGGATAATAGGGTTTAA
- a CDS encoding YeiH family protein — MAADKHTLQEKLPIIKKYLPFFLIASLCLLPVISSPIALILGFSLASLGLIPANLDIASWTKRLLSYSIIGLGFGIHLQTAISATLDNLPLILGSIVFTLTLGYLLTKALRFDTKTGHLISAGTAICGGSAIAAVSPAINAKSEQSAIALATVFILNSVALFLFPALGHLFAMSQYDFGVWSAIAIHDTSSVVGAASAYGEEALTTATTIKLARALWIIPIALISALLFGGDKKKITIPYFIGFYCLAIAIAHWFPQGQIAYQAIFELSKRVLVLCLFLIGAGITVGKMRAAGAKPLILGVTLWLSIGTGSLLYILYV; from the coding sequence ATGGCAGCAGACAAACATACATTGCAGGAAAAGTTACCCATAATTAAAAAGTATCTGCCTTTTTTCTTAATCGCTTCCCTCTGCCTGCTCCCGGTTATCTCCTCGCCTATCGCCTTAATACTCGGTTTTAGCTTAGCGAGTCTTGGTTTAATACCTGCCAACCTAGATATAGCGTCATGGACTAAGCGATTATTGTCATATTCGATCATAGGTCTGGGATTCGGTATTCATCTGCAGACCGCAATATCTGCCACTTTAGATAATCTACCACTGATCTTAGGCTCGATAGTGTTCACCTTAACCTTAGGTTACTTACTTACTAAGGCGCTGAGGTTCGACACAAAAACGGGACATTTGATATCGGCTGGTACAGCGATTTGTGGCGGCAGTGCCATCGCAGCAGTATCTCCCGCCATCAATGCTAAGAGCGAGCAATCGGCTATTGCTTTGGCTACGGTATTTATTCTTAACTCTGTCGCCCTGTTTCTGTTTCCAGCCCTAGGTCACCTGTTTGCCATGAGCCAATATGACTTTGGTGTATGGAGTGCAATCGCGATACACGACACTTCCTCAGTCGTCGGCGCAGCCTCGGCCTATGGCGAAGAAGCCCTTACAACTGCAACCACCATCAAACTCGCTCGTGCATTATGGATAATTCCAATCGCACTTATCAGCGCCCTACTATTTGGCGGTGACAAGAAAAAGATTACTATTCCCTATTTCATCGGCTTCTATTGCCTCGCCATCGCTATCGCCCATTGGTTCCCTCAGGGACAAATCGCTTATCAGGCCATTTTTGAGTTATCCAAGCGAGTATTGGTTTTATGTCTGTTCTTGATAGGGGCTGGGATCACTGTGGGTAAGATGCGGGCTGCCGGAGCGAAACCTTTAATACTTGGGGTAACACTCTGGCTGTCGATCGGCACAGGTTCGCTGCTGTATATTTTGTATGTTTAA
- a CDS encoding LysR family transcriptional regulator has translation MDLLKSISTFQLVVEYKSFSGAAQAMNLVPSAVSRQVSELEKWLGVRLLQRTTRSIGLTSEGRSYLAQMALISQSVAELKGAIPSSTELKGDLRITAPLILGKYVLPSVLSEFSNQHPEVNLSLFLTNRNVNLAEEGYDLALRVGNLPDSGLIARTLGEYRIKTLASPSYLERYGVILTPQELKDHRCLINNARHTPRRWLYQIDDNPIQVKVDGDIESNDSECLLEFCLQGQGIIQLPTFQVRHLIEKGELVELIPEYSAPPQQVSLLFTSNKLMGPVQRALIDFLVGFFHKNPVARGN, from the coding sequence ATGGATCTTCTTAAATCGATATCTACCTTTCAATTAGTGGTTGAATATAAGAGTTTCTCCGGTGCGGCCCAGGCTATGAATTTAGTTCCCTCTGCTGTGAGTCGACAGGTGAGTGAATTAGAAAAGTGGTTGGGAGTACGCTTGCTGCAGCGGACAACACGCAGCATAGGCTTAACTAGCGAAGGGCGAAGTTATTTGGCACAGATGGCGCTGATTAGCCAGAGTGTGGCGGAGCTAAAAGGGGCGATTCCATCCAGTACAGAATTAAAGGGCGACTTAAGAATAACGGCACCATTAATTCTAGGGAAATATGTTTTACCATCTGTGTTATCGGAATTTTCAAACCAGCATCCAGAGGTTAACCTGTCACTTTTTTTGACGAACAGAAACGTAAACTTGGCCGAAGAGGGTTATGATCTGGCACTGCGAGTAGGTAATTTACCTGACTCAGGTTTGATTGCACGTACGCTAGGAGAGTACCGGATCAAAACCCTCGCATCTCCCAGCTATTTGGAGCGTTATGGTGTCATTCTTACCCCACAGGAACTGAAAGATCACCGATGTTTGATTAATAATGCGAGACATACTCCGAGGCGCTGGCTTTATCAAATTGACGATAATCCCATACAAGTAAAAGTGGATGGCGACATTGAGTCGAATGATTCTGAATGCTTACTGGAATTTTGTTTGCAAGGTCAGGGGATCATACAGTTGCCGACTTTCCAAGTTAGGCACTTGATCGAAAAGGGAGAATTGGTTGAACTAATACCTGAGTATAGCGCTCCTCCTCAGCAGGTTTCTTTGCTATTTACCAGCAATAAGCTGATGGGGCCAGTACAAAGAGCCTTAATTGATTTTCTGGTAGGTTTTTTCCATAAAAATCCGGTAGCAAGGGGAAATTAA
- a CDS encoding paraquat-inducible protein A: protein MKRTLPVIVILLSLALLIPGVTLPILNISGSIEKSELAQAGISHLADGSGSARDMLTMMSSMLGLDTIQGEVQVFQKTRSIWGTVEELYLSGNILVALLVGLFSVVIPAFKLILMLIQQTPITQRARFRLSKLTSMIAKWSMADVFVVALIVSYMAGNASAGMGELLKTTASFAVGFYYFSVYCVFSILSGYLMRHEREVIGTKDELGVESRA, encoded by the coding sequence ATGAAGCGTACATTACCTGTGATCGTTATTTTACTCTCTTTAGCCTTACTAATCCCTGGTGTGACTCTGCCCATTTTGAACATTAGTGGAAGCATAGAGAAATCTGAGCTGGCTCAGGCCGGGATCAGCCATCTGGCTGATGGCAGCGGTAGCGCGCGGGATATGCTGACTATGATGTCGAGCATGTTAGGGTTAGACACGATCCAAGGTGAGGTTCAGGTCTTTCAGAAAACGCGCAGTATCTGGGGGACTGTTGAGGAGCTATATCTGTCCGGGAATATCTTGGTGGCTCTGCTTGTGGGGTTATTCAGTGTCGTCATTCCGGCATTTAAACTTATCTTGATGTTAATCCAGCAAACGCCTATCACACAGAGGGCAAGATTCAGGTTAAGTAAGCTTACCAGCATGATAGCTAAATGGTCGATGGCCGATGTGTTTGTTGTGGCACTTATCGTGAGCTATATGGCGGGCAATGCCTCGGCGGGAATGGGAGAGCTGTTAAAAACCACAGCGAGTTTCGCTGTGGGTTTTTATTATTTCTCTGTTTACTGTGTTTTTTCTATTCTCAGTGGTTACTTGATGCGTCACGAACGAGAAGTCATTGGTACCAAAGATGAGCTAGGGGTTGAGTCTAGGGCCTAG
- a CDS encoding MFS transporter gives MTYRYQITLVFLLGFFIDCINIFMSAIALPSIASEFHTDTSTVAWVANAYILGMTLIIPISPWLASRFGPRNIISLSMALFTISVLLCGFSSSFYELVSWRFIQGLGAGLMIPIGQSLTFSQFQNNQRAKISTLVMAVALIAPAISPMIGGMIVEHLSWRWVFFSNAPLSILVCLLAWYWIQNEKKAAVSKPDIRGLLLVSAALTALLVGMSVYANDQNSLVGGFSLLTVAVFTLIYVKHDKNHEGAIINLSLLKNNKLTLSIIIYYAIPGVFTGINLLNIFFLQDILNFSADKTGMFMILYGFGAIIAIIICAQSYNKLGPHKLFISSLILHSAGISTLLWVHSGSPLTVIMLAYTLMGIGGGLGANCAQTTALMDFDEHQMLKASVIWNINRQVSFCIGAAFFTMVFNLICVVMHLSKTQAYHLTYLIAALIGMLPLLYINKLK, from the coding sequence ATGACTTATCGCTACCAAATAACACTGGTTTTTTTACTCGGTTTCTTTATCGACTGCATTAATATCTTCATGTCGGCAATCGCCCTACCTTCGATTGCCAGTGAATTCCACACCGATACCTCAACCGTAGCTTGGGTTGCCAATGCTTATATCCTGGGAATGACTTTAATCATTCCCATCAGCCCTTGGTTAGCCAGTCGGTTTGGACCAAGGAATATTATTAGCCTATCTATGGCCTTATTTACCATTTCAGTACTCTTATGTGGTTTCTCAAGCAGTTTTTATGAACTCGTCAGCTGGCGATTTATTCAGGGATTAGGTGCGGGCCTAATGATCCCCATAGGACAATCACTGACTTTCAGCCAATTCCAAAATAATCAGCGAGCCAAAATTTCTACATTAGTGATGGCGGTAGCATTAATTGCCCCTGCCATCTCACCAATGATAGGAGGGATGATTGTCGAACACCTCTCTTGGCGCTGGGTATTTTTCAGCAACGCTCCGCTCTCCATACTGGTGTGTCTACTGGCATGGTACTGGATTCAAAATGAAAAAAAGGCCGCAGTCTCAAAGCCAGATATCAGAGGCTTACTACTTGTAAGTGCAGCGTTAACCGCACTGCTAGTGGGAATGTCAGTTTATGCTAACGATCAAAATAGCTTAGTTGGGGGATTTTCCCTGCTCACAGTGGCGGTATTTACCCTGATTTATGTCAAACACGACAAAAACCATGAAGGCGCTATTATTAACCTAAGCCTGCTCAAAAATAACAAGCTGACCTTGTCGATCATCATCTATTACGCTATTCCAGGAGTATTTACTGGTATTAATCTACTCAATATATTCTTCTTACAAGACATATTGAATTTCAGCGCAGATAAAACCGGTATGTTTATGATTTTGTACGGTTTTGGAGCTATTATTGCCATAATAATATGTGCCCAAAGCTACAACAAACTTGGACCACATAAGTTATTTATCAGTAGTTTAATACTACACAGCGCGGGGATCTCTACCCTGCTTTGGGTTCACTCAGGCTCACCACTTACGGTTATTATGCTGGCGTACACACTGATGGGCATTGGCGGAGGCTTAGGGGCTAACTGTGCACAGACAACAGCATTGATGGATTTTGATGAACATCAGATGCTAAAAGCAAGCGTGATCTGGAACATCAATCGACAGGTATCTTTCTGCATCGGAGCAGCGTTCTTTACCATGGTCTTTAACCTGATATGTGTTGTCATGCACCTCTCCAAAACCCAAGCCTATCACCTTACATATTTAATCGCCGCCCTGATTGGCATGCTGCCACTCTTGTACATCAACAAGCTAAAATAA
- a CDS encoding thioesterase family protein — MNLYFRLVWLFIWRVRHCRSIGFLDTSRITYRALPFDCDINLHVTNSRYPAFLDLARTYMMAEMGFLKKFIKMKWMPIVNAAEFTYIRDIKPFTKFEIETKLVGWDEKYFYIEQRFVSGDTLHCIVHVRGVFVCRGKQVPIETMIKEVNFEGPAPELPPEVVKWKQFLQLKKERNI, encoded by the coding sequence ATGAATCTCTATTTCAGGCTAGTTTGGCTCTTTATTTGGCGGGTACGCCATTGTCGCTCTATTGGTTTCCTCGATACCAGTCGTATCACCTATCGTGCCTTGCCCTTTGATTGTGATATCAATTTACATGTAACCAACTCAAGATATCCGGCATTTCTGGATTTAGCCCGTACTTATATGATGGCTGAGATGGGCTTCTTGAAAAAGTTTATCAAGATGAAATGGATGCCAATCGTCAATGCCGCAGAATTTACCTATATCAGAGACATCAAGCCCTTCACTAAGTTTGAGATTGAGACCAAGCTGGTGGGATGGGATGAGAAGTATTTTTATATAGAGCAAAGGTTTGTCAGTGGTGACACCTTGCACTGCATAGTACATGTACGTGGTGTGTTTGTGTGTCGAGGTAAGCAAGTTCCCATAGAAACGATGATCAAGGAAGTAAACTTCGAAGGTCCGGCTCCTGAGCTTCCCCCGGAAGTCGTTAAGTGGAAGCAGTTTCTGCAATTGAAGAAAGAGCGGAATATATAA
- the prlC gene encoding oligopeptidase A: MSNPLLTSTTLPQFSKIKPEHIQVAVEQGIANCRSKIDQVLAQSVSFTWDTLVAPLEEVDDELGKIWSPVSHMNSVVSSEEWREAHDACLPLLSEYGTFVGQHQPLYEAYKSLRASSEFEQMSQAKKQVIEHSLRDFELSGIGLSDEDKLRYGELVKRMSELTSSFSNQLLDATQAWSKLITDEGDLAGLPESAIAAAKAMAGAKELEGWLFTLDFPSYLPVMTYSENRELREECYRAFVTRASDQGPFAGEYDNGPLMDEIVALRHELALLLGFESFAHKSLATKMAENPEQVLAFLNELASRSKDQGKTELAELTEFAQQEFDASDLQPWDLTFYAEKLKHHRYEISQELLRPYFPEDKVLSGLFYTVSRLFGLSVEEQKNFDSWHDDVRFFHIRDSDGVHRGSFYLDLYAREGKRGGAWMDDCRGRRQTSNGLQDPVAYLTCNFNAPVDGKPALFTHDEVTTLFHEFGHGIHHMLTKIDVAGVSGINGVPWDAVELPSQFMENWCFEEEALSEISGHHETGEPLPKAMLDKMLAAKNFQSGMVMLRQLEFSLFDFRLHLEYTPEQGAKIQGKLDEVRRQVAVVKAAEFNRFQHSFAHIFAGGYAAGYYSYKWAEVLSADAFSRFEEEGIFNLGTGRSFLENILQMGGSEEPMVLFKRFRGREPKIDALLRHSGIGGE; the protein is encoded by the coding sequence ATGAGCAACCCTTTGCTTACCAGCACCACGTTACCCCAATTTTCGAAGATTAAGCCTGAACATATTCAAGTGGCTGTAGAGCAAGGTATCGCTAACTGCCGCAGTAAAATAGATCAAGTACTAGCCCAGTCAGTTTCCTTTACCTGGGATACTCTGGTGGCGCCTCTCGAAGAGGTAGATGATGAGCTCGGTAAGATCTGGTCACCAGTTTCTCATATGAATTCGGTTGTCAGTAGTGAAGAGTGGCGTGAGGCACATGATGCCTGTTTGCCTTTGCTATCTGAGTACGGCACCTTTGTAGGTCAGCATCAGCCTCTCTATGAAGCATACAAATCATTGAGGGCCTCCAGTGAATTCGAGCAGATGAGCCAGGCCAAGAAACAAGTTATCGAACACAGTTTGCGTGACTTTGAGCTGTCTGGTATCGGCCTCAGTGATGAAGACAAGCTAAGATATGGTGAGCTGGTCAAGCGTATGTCTGAGCTTACTAGTAGCTTTTCGAATCAACTGCTTGATGCGACTCAGGCCTGGAGCAAGTTGATCACGGATGAGGGCGACTTAGCTGGTCTTCCTGAGTCAGCCATTGCCGCAGCTAAAGCCATGGCTGGAGCAAAGGAGCTGGAAGGTTGGTTATTTACCTTAGATTTTCCATCTTATCTTCCTGTGATGACTTACAGCGAAAATCGTGAGTTACGCGAAGAGTGCTATCGCGCCTTCGTGACTCGTGCATCGGATCAGGGTCCCTTCGCCGGTGAATATGATAACGGTCCCTTAATGGATGAGATTGTTGCTCTGCGTCACGAGCTAGCCTTGCTGCTAGGTTTCGAGAGCTTCGCCCATAAGTCGCTGGCCACTAAAATGGCCGAAAATCCTGAGCAAGTGCTGGCATTCCTTAATGAACTTGCAAGCCGCTCGAAAGATCAAGGTAAAACCGAGCTGGCGGAGTTGACTGAATTTGCCCAGCAAGAGTTCGATGCAAGTGATCTTCAGCCCTGGGATCTCACCTTCTATGCCGAGAAGCTTAAGCATCACAGATACGAGATTTCTCAAGAGTTACTGCGTCCATACTTCCCCGAAGATAAAGTGCTTTCCGGCCTATTCTATACCGTGTCTCGCCTATTTGGTTTGAGCGTAGAAGAGCAAAAAAACTTCGATAGTTGGCATGACGATGTTCGTTTCTTCCATATTAGAGACAGTGACGGTGTACATAGAGGCAGCTTTTACTTGGACCTTTATGCCCGTGAAGGTAAGCGTGGCGGTGCCTGGATGGATGATTGTCGTGGTCGTCGTCAGACATCGAATGGCTTGCAAGATCCTGTGGCTTATTTGACCTGTAACTTCAACGCTCCTGTAGACGGTAAACCTGCCTTGTTTACTCACGATGAAGTGACAACCTTATTCCATGAATTCGGTCATGGTATTCACCATATGTTGACCAAGATAGATGTTGCTGGAGTTTCCGGTATTAATGGTGTGCCTTGGGATGCCGTAGAGTTGCCGAGTCAGTTTATGGAGAATTGGTGCTTTGAGGAGGAGGCATTGTCCGAGATTTCCGGGCACCATGAAACCGGTGAGCCGTTACCGAAAGCTATGTTAGACAAGATGTTAGCGGCAAAGAATTTCCAGTCAGGCATGGTGATGCTGCGTCAACTTGAGTTCTCGCTATTCGATTTTAGACTGCACCTGGAATACACACCGGAGCAGGGGGCTAAGATTCAAGGCAAGCTGGACGAAGTACGTAGGCAAGTTGCCGTGGTCAAGGCCGCTGAATTTAATCGCTTTCAGCATAGTTTCGCCCATATCTTTGCTGGTGGTTACGCCGCAGGATATTATAGCTACAAGTGGGCCGAAGTGCTTTCTGCCGATGCATTTTCTCGCTTCGAAGAGGAGGGGATATTCAACTTAGGAACCGGTCGTAGTTTCCTTGAAAATATCCTACAAATGGGCGGTAGTGAAGAACCGATGGTCTTGTTCAAACGCTTCCGTGGACGTGAGCCTAAGATCGATGCTTTGCTTCGTCACAGTGGCATCGGCGGCGAGTAG
- a CDS encoding glutathione S-transferase family protein, whose amino-acid sequence MELFYHPLSRYSQKVLVALYEKQANFYPRIIELTDPFSRKEFCQFYPPGKVPLLKTKTGKLIPESSIIIEYVDNEFSTGTRLLPKEQNLALDTRLQDRLIDNDFSNILFELEHQKLESGDKNQIRIKQLENDINRFLEYLDTLLEDKHWLCGDSLTLADCALFPCLYCAQNHFKIFEYDNLDRYWHQAQLRGAFQQVTEEVDLAQIEVLSGRRPIP is encoded by the coding sequence ATGGAGCTGTTTTATCATCCACTTTCCCGCTACTCACAGAAAGTTCTCGTTGCCCTCTACGAAAAACAAGCCAACTTCTACCCAAGAATCATAGAACTAACCGACCCTTTTTCTCGTAAAGAGTTCTGTCAGTTTTATCCTCCGGGTAAGGTACCACTCCTCAAGACCAAGACCGGAAAACTGATCCCCGAATCGAGCATTATCATAGAATATGTCGATAACGAATTCTCCACAGGCACTCGCTTATTACCTAAGGAGCAGAATCTAGCTCTGGATACGCGCTTACAAGATCGTCTGATCGATAATGATTTCAGTAATATATTATTTGAGCTTGAGCATCAAAAACTCGAATCTGGGGATAAGAATCAGATTCGTATCAAACAATTAGAAAATGACATTAATCGTTTCCTAGAGTACTTAGATACTTTGCTAGAAGATAAACATTGGTTGTGTGGTGATAGTTTAACCTTGGCAGACTGCGCACTTTTCCCATGCTTATATTGCGCACAGAACCACTTTAAGATTTTTGAATATGACAACTTGGACAGATATTGGCACCAAGCTCAGCTAAGAGGCGCATTCCAGCAAGTAACAGAGGAAGTCGACTTGGCACAAATAGAAGTCCTCTCGGGAAGGAGGCCAATACCTTAG
- a CDS encoding LysR family transcriptional regulator, whose amino-acid sequence MDAGQLYRMLVFANVVEQGSLTAAAEELGISRSMVSQHLKKLELRCETQLLQRTTRKMGLTQDGQNFYHYCAELLQLAKQAELSTRPNDVELHGSIKVLAPICFGEHDLLKHLGAFHRLYPKIRISIQLEDRHMDLRENMIDIAIHADAHIDPQLDAIKLTQFDEYLVASPEYLEQHGSPLHPDMLQMHQWVLQAPNQLPKKYQIQNSYGDKFKLNISPFISCNSNLGVLKLIKQGLGIGILPSYLAQPQIASKHLVHILSDYHLQKGVVYATHPFNDVIPPKVKAFLDFIQERLKADKQQMLT is encoded by the coding sequence ATGGACGCAGGACAACTTTATCGAATGCTAGTCTTTGCGAACGTAGTCGAACAGGGCTCCCTCACTGCAGCGGCGGAAGAACTGGGCATTAGCCGCTCCATGGTCAGTCAACATCTAAAGAAATTAGAGCTTAGGTGTGAGACACAGCTGCTCCAAAGAACCACCCGAAAGATGGGACTCACCCAAGATGGGCAAAATTTCTATCATTATTGCGCCGAACTGCTTCAACTAGCCAAACAAGCCGAACTCTCGACTCGCCCCAATGACGTTGAGCTACATGGCAGTATTAAAGTTTTAGCCCCGATTTGCTTCGGTGAACACGATCTGCTCAAACATTTGGGAGCATTTCATCGACTCTATCCTAAGATCCGTATTTCTATACAGCTCGAAGATCGACACATGGATCTGCGAGAAAATATGATAGACATAGCGATTCATGCTGATGCCCACATAGATCCGCAACTAGATGCCATCAAACTCACTCAATTCGATGAGTACCTTGTCGCCAGCCCAGAATATCTTGAACAACATGGCTCGCCACTTCACCCAGATATGCTACAGATGCACCAATGGGTGTTGCAGGCACCTAATCAACTCCCTAAAAAGTACCAGATCCAAAATAGCTATGGCGATAAGTTTAAACTCAATATCAGTCCATTTATCAGCTGTAATAGTAATCTAGGGGTATTGAAGCTAATCAAACAAGGACTGGGTATTGGAATATTACCAAGCTATTTAGCTCAGCCTCAGATAGCCAGCAAACACTTGGTGCACATTTTGTCTGATTATCATCTACAGAAGGGCGTCGTCTACGCGACTCACCCTTTCAATGATGTGATACCACCTAAGGTGAAGGCTTTTCTCGACTTTATTCAAGAGAGGCTAAAAGCTGACAAGCAACAGATGCTAACTTAA